The window CGGGCTGATTGATCTTTACTTCCGCCCAGGCGTTCATCTGATACAAGGCGATGAACAGCAGCGTGGCCGCGGGGACGGTCGTCCAGATGATTTCGAGATTGTGGCTCCCGTGCGTGTACGACGCGGTCGAGTCACGGCGAGCATCGCGCTCGTAGCGCCACATGAACCAGACCAGGGCCAACTCGGTCGCGACGAACACGACGCCCGTCAGGATGAGGATGAACAGGAACAGGTGGTCGATCTGATGGCCGTGCTCCGAGATGTCGCGCGGCAACCAATGGTTGTTGTTGGGCGCCCAGACAAAGAGCGCCACGCCCAGGATCGGTACCAGAGCAAAAAAGATGGCCCAAAGTCGTTTCACGTGCTTACTTCCTTCAGAGTTTTTCTTCCGGCTGGCGATGTCGCGTGCGATGACTCGCCCGGGGGGCATCGACAAAGGTCATTCGGCTGGCCGGAATCTCCGCTCAAAGCCGCGGACGATCGAGCGTAATCTGCTCGTCGTGGGCCATGCTTTCGTGGTCGTAGGGGAGCGAAAGTACGTAGTTCACCAGATCCCAGATCTGGTTCGGTTGCAGAACGTTGCCCGCGGCCGGCATGGGCGTGCCCTTGATGCCGGCGTAGACGCGGCGATAGATATCGACCGGCCGCCGGCCGCCGCGGTAGATGCCCAAGCGCAGGTTACGTGGATCGAGTCGCTGCGGGGGCAATCGCCAGAAGACTAGGTTCTCGGCGGTCTTGTCCTTGTTCCAGTCGTCGTACAGTTCCTGACCGCCGTCCCCCAGCCCCGTCGGTCCGTGGCACTTGATGCACTGGGCCGTCTTGCCGTCGCGGAACAACTCCTGGCCGCGCGCGATCGAGGCCGCGAGCTCGGTGTCGGTCTGATGGGGCGGAAGGGCCGCCTGATCGGGAATCACAATCTCGCTCTCCGCGGCGTTCCACGTATCGACCACCGCCATCATCTCCCCCAACAGCGCATCGCGCTCCATCGGGACGGGCTCTTCTTGATCCAGATAGTAACGCAAGCTCAGCTCGGTCTCGCCGCGGTACGACAGATACTTCACGTACTCGACTAGGGCATCGATTTCGTCCTCGGGCAGCAGGCCGAAGCTCGGCATGGCCGAACCCGGAATACCGTTCTGCAGCGTGCGTTTCAGATCTTCGGTCGTCGGCCGAGCCCCCGGTCCGGTCGAAGTGAACTTGAAGATGCCACGGCGGAAGTCGCGCGGATAGGGCTTGAGGAACAACGCCGTGGGACCATCGCCACTGCCGGTGATGCCGTGGCAGTGGACGCAATTCTCGCGGTACAGGCCACGCCGCTTGCCGAGCCGATCGCCGCCGGCCGGACCGGCCGCCAGTTCGAGCTTGCGCAGGTCAAGCCCCGACTCGGGGAAGACGAACGGCGCGTCGGGAGTGCCGAACAAGGCATAGAGCGCCGTGGAGAGGTTTTGCAGGCCTTCCTGCATCCGCTTCTTTTCGTCGACCTCGTCCTCCGATTCTTCGCCCCCCGTGAGGCGGAAGTTGCCGGGATCGACCCCCTCCATGTTCAGCGTGAACTGGGGAACGGGTGCCTGACCGCAACCGGCCGCGAACAGCAGCGACGCCGCCAGGCAGATCGCCGCGACGCCACGCCAACCGGCCAACGACGCAATGCTCATGGTTCTTAACCTAACCCTGGGTGGCTGTCCCCCGCCGCGTGTCGCCACCACGGCAACGACACGTGCAACGGCGCGACCACCGCGCTCCTGATGAAAGTGCGTATCTTCTTGTGTTGCGAATCCACACTCGCCGTGCGGGGGGCACCGCGAGCACTACTCGTCTCGAACGGCCGGCTCCAGGCTGCCCCTGTTACAGCTTGAACGCAGCGGCCGGAATCGAGACCGTCTCCAGATCGAGAACGCCATCGGCGGGAATCGTCCGCTTGAAGCGTCCCTTGTTGTCGGTCAATCCTGGCACGACCAGCTCTCCCTTCGGCCCCCCCGCGGCGCTTTCCTGCCAGAGTTGGAACTCCAACTCCTCGCCCGCGGGAAGTTTGCTGATCGTGAACTTGCCCTCCGCGTCGGTCACCGCGAAGTAAGGATCCTTGCGCGGCAGCACGTAGGCCTTCATCCAGGGATGGATGTTGCACTGCACCGCCACCGGGGTGTCCTGCTGACGGCTGAACTTGAAATCGGCCGAACCGCCACCAGGCAACAACACGTTGGCGCCGGTGTCGGCCGGCGGGCTGATGTTCGTGTTGTGACCGATGGGATCGCTATTCAAGATCTTCAAGTTCTGACCGACCTGAATGCCCGTCACGTGGCTGAGGAACAAGCACTGCTTCTGGTCGAAGGTCACCTCGGCGGGCTCCAACGCGGCCAACTCCTCGTTGACGCGGCCGGCCTTGCGAACATAGACCGCGATGTTCTTGATGCCGTTCGTGGCGCTATCGACGACGACCGCCTCGTTGGGAATCGGCGCCACGTCGCAAACGGCGCCATCCTTCCCCTGCGTGGCCAGCGTGCCCAATTGAGGCACGGCCCCGTCGAAGACAAACGTGCCGGTCAGGTCGCCCCAACCTTCGCCGGTCGCCGCCGCCGCGGCGGGCTCGCCACTCTCGGCGGCCGCTTCGCCAGCGCCGCCGCGAATCTGCTCCGCGACAGAGAGGTCCGGGGGCGGGGCCTGCGACGCCGAGCGGCTGCACCCCCACAACACGGCGGCGCTCAACACCAGGGCGAGCGCCCCGAGCGGACTAGGCCGCTTCCAGTTTCGAGTCGATGACAAGTTACGCATGGCAGTCTTTCTGTCGCGTGCAATCACACGCTTCCTACTTCTTGAACAGGGCGGGCTTGACCTTGATGTCTCCCAGCTTGTTCTCGCCCTTCTTGAGCGTCATGTCGAAGCGACCCTTCTTCCACTCCGGCTTGGCCTCGAGATATCCGGCCTTCTCTTGCCAGACCTGGAACTCGAGCTTCTCACCAGCGGGCAGATTCTTGATCGTGAAGTTGCCATGCTCGTCGCTCACCGCGGTATAGGGATTGTCCCGCGGCAAGACGTAGGCCTTCATCCAGTTGTGGATGTTGCAGCTCACCGGCACCGGCAACAATTGCTTCTTGTTGAACTTGTGCTTGGCGTCGGTCCCCGCCGCGATCAAGGGATTCACTCCCTGGTCGCCCAGCGGCTGCACGTTGCTGTTGTGTCCCACGGGATCGGAGTTGCGCAGGATCAGCGTTTGACCAAGCTGCACCGGCAACACGTGCGGCTCGAAACGGCAGTCCTTGTTGTCGAGCACCACTTCCGGCTCGGGATTCGCCAGATCGGGGTGCGTCTTCACCTTGGCCGAGCGAACGTACACGATCACGTTCGCAATGCCGCCGTCATCCCCCACGACGAGCGACTCGTCGACGAGCGGGTGCTTCCCGCACACTTCCTGATCTTTATTGACGACGAGCTTCGGCGCCACCGGCGGCGGTCCGTCGAACACGAAACGGCCGGTCAAATCGGCCCAATCGTCCGCGGCACGCGCGGCGTCACTCGTGTTGAACGACACGAACACCGACAACGCAACGAGCACAGCAGGTAAAGCAAAGCGAGCGCGACTCATGGCTGAGTACCTCCAGGGCCATCCGCCGGCGTTCCACCTTCCGGCGATAGCGGCGAAGTGGGCGCGCCCGAATCCGATGGCGCGCCGAGATCAACGGCAGGGGGAGCGTTCTCCTCGGTCGCACCGGGAGGCGGCTCCGACGGTTTGCCGCCGCAACCAGGTACGGCGAGCAGGCAGGAAACTAACAAAAGCGAATTGTAGGCGAACCATCGCAGGCGAGCCATCGGGTCATCCTCCGGGCCGTGCAGGGTTACTCGCCACCGCCAGCACCCGCCGCCTGTTCGGGGGGAACCGTGGGGGCCTGAATCAACGGCTTGATCGACGTCTTGCCGGCCAAGAACGAATCGAAGTTCAACAACAGATCCACCACCCCTTCGATCTGATCGAGGCTGGTCCCCGGGAACAACGCCTGATCGGCAGGCTTGTCCTCCGGGAAGTTCACCGGCATGCCGGTGTAAGGCAACAACCGCTTCGGGTTCGCTAGCCAGTTGCGAATGAAGTCGGGCCGCAGCCGCGAGTGGACCTGATTCAAATTGGGCGCCAGCGCCTTCGGGCTGCCCGCGACCTCGAAGTCGCCCACGTTGTGACACTTGATGCAATAGTTGCCGTTCGTGACGATCTTGAGCGCGTCGTCCAGCCGGCCCGGATGCTCCGTCTCCTCGATCGCCAGGTGGCTTTCTTGCGTGCGCGGATCGAACTGGTACGGGAACGAGGCCCCATCCACCGCGGCAAAGTAGTCCACCAGCTTCTGCGCGTCGTCGGGCGACATGTTGAACTTCGGCATCCGCAACACGACCGCCGGACGAATTGGATACGGGTTCTGCAAGAACTCGTACAGCCAGTTCGACTGCACCTTGCGGCCTTCTCCCACCAGCGGCGGCGGCAGCCAGCCCCAGGCTTCCGAATCCTTCACGTTCGGGTTGACCTGTTTTTCTTCTTCCAACACCTGCGGGAAGATCAACCGCGCGAAGTCGCCACCAACCGGGGGACGCTTCGCCGTAATCTGGTCCGCGCCGATCTGGAGATCGGCCCCACCCACCGACCAGACATGACCGTTGATCGGCACATCCTTCCACAGTGTGAAGTAGTAGACGGGGTTGCCGTCGTCGTCTTCGCCTTCGATCGGATTGCCTTCGGCGTCCATCACCGGCATGCCCGATACCGTGGCACTGCCGAGCCCGCGCCGATCGACCTTCTCCGAAGCCGCAAGCTGCGACGGTGGGAAGTGGGGCTTGAGGAACCCGTAGTCGTCAAACGGCAGCGGCGCCTCGAACGTGTGGGGATTGAAGTCGAACTTCCAGGTCTCCATCTCCATCGTGTGGCAGCCGCCGCAGTTGAACTTCTCGAGGACCTGTCGTCCCTCGACGATCGCCTTTTGCCGCGGATTCGGATTGTAGACGTACTGCTTCGCCGGCGGTTCGGCCACCAGGCCCAGCACGAACGTCACCACCGCCTCGATCTCCTCCTGATTGAAGGGGAACTTCGGCATGCGGAGGCGATCGTTGTAGGGCTTGTTCTCCGTCTTGCGGAAGTCGAAGCTGCGCGGTGCGCGAAGCTTCTGCCAGGCAAAGCCCGAGCGATGCTGCGACAACAAGGCATGCATGAAGAAGCCGATGTCCTCGGCCGACGCATCGGCCGCGGGATCGTCGGCCGCCGCGGCACCATGATCGCCCTGCCCTGCCGCCGCGTGCGGGTCGGCCCCATGGCCACCACCGTGACCGGGCGCGGTGCCATGACCGTGCAGGTAAGCGGCAATCTGCTCGAACGCCAGTCGCGACGGATCCTTGCGTCCCCAGTCGGCCAGCCCGGTGCCGATCGGCTTGGCGTCCTCGAAGCCGGGAATGTCGTGGCAACCAAAGCAGCCATACTTGCCGATCGAGCGGCGACCGACATAGGCCAGCTTCTTCTCGAGCGTCATCTG of the Pirellulales bacterium genome contains:
- a CDS encoding cytochrome c, which translates into the protein MSIASLAGWRGVAAICLAASLLFAAGCGQAPVPQFTLNMEGVDPGNFRLTGGEESEDEVDEKKRMQEGLQNLSTALYALFGTPDAPFVFPESGLDLRKLELAAGPAGGDRLGKRRGLYRENCVHCHGITGSGDGPTALFLKPYPRDFRRGIFKFTSTGPGARPTTEDLKRTLQNGIPGSAMPSFGLLPEDEIDALVEYVKYLSYRGETELSLRYYLDQEEPVPMERDALLGEMMAVVDTWNAAESEIVIPDQAALPPHQTDTELAASIARGQELFRDGKTAQCIKCHGPTGLGDGGQELYDDWNKDKTAENLVFWRLPPQRLDPRNLRLGIYRGGRRPVDIYRRVYAGIKGTPMPAAGNVLQPNQIWDLVNYVLSLPYDHESMAHDEQITLDRPRL
- a CDS encoding methylamine utilization protein, translating into MSRARFALPAVLVALSVFVSFNTSDAARAADDWADLTGRFVFDGPPPVAPKLVVNKDQEVCGKHPLVDESLVVGDDGGIANVIVYVRSAKVKTHPDLANPEPEVVLDNKDCRFEPHVLPVQLGQTLILRNSDPVGHNSNVQPLGDQGVNPLIAAGTDAKHKFNKKQLLPVPVSCNIHNWMKAYVLPRDNPYTAVSDEHGNFTIKNLPAGEKLEFQVWQEKAGYLEAKPEWKKGRFDMTLKKGENKLGDIKVKPALFKK